Part of the Cydia fagiglandana chromosome 2, ilCydFagi1.1, whole genome shotgun sequence genome, ttaaaacgGCGACAATGTTAATGCTATTTTCAAACTTAGTCTAAAATAAGATTAATCTTCAATGTTTGCTCGAATCCACGCATCGTATGCGAACACTTTGGTATACACTCCCGGTACTCCTAACTTGCCGCATGGTATCCCTCCAAAGCTTACAATGCCGACAATCTCAGTATGACCCCTGGCGTACATCAAAGGTCCTCCCGCGTCGCCTTTACACGCATCCTTGCCTTCTTCGCCGCCTGCGCATAGTTGTCCTGGGCCTAGTTTAATTTGGCGAGTTGTGGAAGTATTGTATGCTGCTTGGCAAGACTGAAACAAAATTACCTTTAGGCTGATATTTTTCTGACAAGTGAGGCGGACAGTGTGACGTACTGAGCAAGGGCAGACGTGACACAACAGACCGCTGTTGTTATGACGTGATTGCATGGACGGTTATTACTTTTTAAGATTCttaaatattttcaaatattTAGATCCCACtacattatatataatattatttacatgcATGACGTTTTGACACAGACAAAGTCTTGTACCCCCTTTTTGATTTCTCAATATAGCAGCTAAAGTACCTATAGTAGTGGTAGTAGTGGTATAAGTATAGTAGTAGTATTTGTTTTAGGAGGGAAGTATAGCTACTGACAATATTAACTTTTTTTCATACGAAATCCATTCGGGAGAAAACGTTTTCCACTAACTTATCACACATAACATATCACATATCATATCTTAACATATcactttgatttgattttgatgtcgaTCGCTTCAGCATAATTATATACTTAGTTTCGCTTTTTTGAAAAACGATAAAAGAATTTGTGTCAATTATtgtgtcaataaaaaaataaaaaaataattagaagtggaaaacgttttctctttttgtagggATGAATACGTGCTGTATTTCCCTCTGAATACTGAAATCTCACATCAAGAGTAACGTAAGGTAAGTCGACGTGATGGAGACGGTCACTGGCAGAAGAAGTGTCATTGATGGTTCCCCAGCCTGCAGTCCACATTCGCTGTTGCGGCGCTTCCACAGCGATGTCAGAAGTTGGCAGGCAGATTGGTTTAATGAAATCTAAAATGAATTGAATGTTGAAAATAGTTCACCAAAATCGATTTGCAGCACACCTATGATATGATAAGTTATTTTCATAAACTGTTTTAGTTAAGTACATTTCTTATCCTTGAAGTTTCTTTCTAGGCCACTGGGCCCATTGTGAAGAGGTAGGTCTCGGTGCCATAAGACATCGCTAACaacatttatttacctattttacATATTACTCTAAGgcccactaatccggggttaaccggttaaatctggagttaccatagttaccagtacaatttgacactaggttaacggttggACCGGTTAACCCCTAGTTAGTGGGATACAAGTGGCGCCatgactaaaaaaaaatacctatctcAGGCACTTTCTTTTAGGTGTTGCTGTGGCTTTGGTTGTTTCTTCTTTTGTAAGTTTATTCAAAATAACTAGGAAGCTTTATTTAAAGTTACATTATTTAAAATGGTATTCGTTTTCTTACCGGTAATTGGAGCCATTTGAGACAGTCGTATTAAAGCTATGTCATTGTGGAAGTCCTGTTCCTTGTGGAAGTCAGGATGGGTTATAACTTTCTCGATGGGAATCATAACCGCACCATCATTGCATTCTTGAGATTCACCGACTTCCACACAGTCTGGTCCGTCATTAGTTGTGATGTATTCTCCTAAACGTACATTGGCCCTGGCAACAATTATTTAGACAATTTAGTATGTAAGGatatctaaatttatttttgtgtgCCTTAATTAAGAAAGACGGATAATTCTGTCGACAGAATTTATTCATAAACTCAAATGTCTTGGTAAGTGTTAGCttggaattttatttattgtattgacTAAGATTTATTTTAACTAAGACTTCACGTAGTTCAAAACATCATAATTACGtttttttgacatggtaatcttCCACCATGTCATAAAAGCGTAACTTTGATGTTTAATATATTCATATCCCATTATTATAGTTTTAACTCACGGCTTGCCTAACTGCTGAGCTCGGGCTCCAAAGCATTGGGCTGCAGACAGCATATACCGTCCACTAATGAGGACAGCACAACACagtaattttgttttgttcTCCTTCTGGTGCTCTATGATACCAATCCATGGGTACTGGCTGAGCTGAGCGTAGAATCCGGCTGGAAAATATAAGTTCAATAAATATCTAAGATTTAGAGATTAACCAATGGCTTTgaccctttttagggtttcgtactcaacacaatttgaccgaatcatataATGGTAGGGACCATGCACTCCATGAATTAATAATCTTAACTCGCATTATCAAACTCAgtcgttattttttatttatttagttatttattatactagaagttacaacttACCACAAAACTAacatttagtttgactgtggagtctcatactatactataatactatacttaattaaatttaaaaattagaataggTTTACATTCGTAGTTGAAATAGGTTGGTATATTATGAATACACTATAGGGTAACACATCCCCTATATTAGAGTATTCAGGAAATACCTTTTTAGTCTgattttaaatctatttattttgttcTCTTTTATTATGTCCGATTATAATTGTCAAttctatttttataattattattacaagcttttatttagtttcacctgaccgttgtctgtctgtctgtcggtctgtcatcaaattttgcaagttacatttgatccacttcccggtttctgattgagctgaaattttgcaagcatgtataaatcggatgacaatgcaatattatggtaccatcgagctgatctgatgatggagacaggaggtggccataggaactctgtgatgaagcAACGCAATCTAATTGTGTTGGGGGTTTTTaggattgtctcgatgagtattagttgtcgtaagaaaagtacagtcagcgataaaagcttgtaccaaaaatgaaatttttgccaaaaacttatttaaagttGCCGTTACAACTTTTATGCAGCCAATGCTGTAGAACTGCATTGAACTGCATTCAAATGAAATAGATTAGATATGAGAAATATGTCACAATATTAGAGATAACACGAGCTGGCATATCATGCCAATGTGAAATTGACGTTCATTATGCGTAATATATTACGAGGTCAATGATCCTtcgttattaaaatatatcGTGCTCGTGTAGATGCATAATTAATAGCCAAGTTAATTTATTAATCTTAAGGATATAAAATGAGCTTGCAagtatatttcatttattatttttccttgTTTGTTTTGATGTTCAGTCGCTCTAAGCAAACTTGTTATCTTCACCttgaataataattatactGTTTTTGGTGTTGAGATAGtctgcctgattcgaactttaagatacctacctacgtcaaatattacggcaagatacgatatggattagatatgtcagtgtcaaaagagaCGTTGCTTCAAACAAAAACCTCACTT contains:
- the LOC134678228 gene encoding phenoloxidase-activating enzyme-like, producing MDLLTSVCVVMLVCISLGNAEDCKISSTPPNPGSGCCGSAVGVDKSIPGFYAQLSQYPWIGIIEHQKENKTKLLCCAVLISGRYMLSAAQCFGARAQQLGKPANVRLGEYITTNDGPDCVEVGESQECNDGAVMIPIEKVITHPDFHKEQDFHNDIALIRLSQMAPITDFIKPICLPTSDIAVEAPQQRMWTAGWGTINDTSSASDRLHHVDLPYVTLDSCQAAYNTSTTRQIKLGPGQLCAGGEEGKDACKGDAGGPLMYARGHTEIVGIVSFGGIPCGKLGVPGVYTKVFAYDAWIRANIED